The following coding sequences are from one Stigmatopora nigra isolate UIUO_SnigA chromosome 10, RoL_Snig_1.1, whole genome shotgun sequence window:
- the LOC144203733 gene encoding sorting nexin-6 has protein sequence MMEEVKEEAPCLSVHGHSVKITEVLQDGDGLTFLIVSQKLSGTGEYHVNRTYEDFEWLQQNLFNQENVPGIQGVIFPPLPAKAQLNAPAKAVKQLGFLALGELRPYCIALETFLQQVAAHNLLRKNTAVEIFLTSSEPPGSQRARKNIFNRLSQAMEGMRKEGHKDIDEFFQTKRDANLSLTSTTKNTVDKFLDVVLTEQKIATACGHFATALHLCVESEDDPDKAAFTKICIKLSDIFESMKKGMTSVAENDLSTLGFGLDLKLRYREAEKEMLFRRTCKLVELETARKNAEKAKPVKKAALEEVKKAAETEFVVICDVAKQEIEHFETARIQMFQQALVKWCEKQLHTAREIADQYERHLQIFSGM, from the exons ATGATG GAAGAAGTGAAAGAAGAAGCGCCTTGTCTGAGCGTTCATGGTCATAGTGTCAAGATTACAGAGGTTCTGCAGGACGGGGATGGACTTACCTTTTTAATTGTCTCACAGaaa CTGTCCGGGACGGGGGAGTACCATGTTAACCGAACATATGAGGACTTCGAATGGCTGCAGCAGAACCTGTTCAATCAGGAGAATGTACCTGGGATACAAGGAGTCATA tttcctcctcttcctgctAAGGCTCAGTTGAATGCACCAGCAAAGGCCGTCAAGCAGCTCG GCTTCCTTGCTTTAGGGGAGTTGCGTCCATACTGTATAGCATTGGAGACCTTTCTCCAGCAAGTGGCAGCACACAACCTACTGCGAAAAAACACTGCTGTGGAAATCTTCCTCACCAGCTCAGAA CCGCCAGGTTCCCAGAGAGCccgaaaaaacatttttaatcgtTTGAGTCAAGCAATGGAAGGGATGAGAAAAGAAGGCCACAAG GATATTGATGAATTCTTTCAGACCAAACGGGACGCCAATCTCTCTTTAACCAGCACCACCAAAAACACAGTGGAT AAATTCCTTGATGTGGTGCTAACCGAGCAAA AAATAGCAACGGCTTGTGGGCACTTTGCAACTGCTCTGCATCTATGTGTGGAATCGGAGGATGATCCTGACAAAGCAGCTTTTACCAA GATTTGTATAAAATTATCAGACATCTTTGAGTCAATGAAG AAGGGTATGACGAGTGTTGCTGAGAATGATTTGAGCACTCTAGGTTTCGGCCTGGATCTCAAGTTACGCTACCGGGAGGCAGAAAAG GAGATGCTTTTCAGAAGGACCTGCAAATTAGTGGAGTTGGAAACGGCCAGAAAGAATGCAGAGAAGGCCAAACCAGTAAAGAAGGCTGCT TTGGAGGAAGTGAAAAAAGCAGCAGAGACTGAATTTGTGGTCATTTGTGATGTTGCAAAACAGGAG ATTGAGCACTTTGAGACTGCACGTATTCAGATGTTTCAGCAAGCTCTGGTCAAGTGGTGTGAAAAGCAACTCCACACAGCCCGGGAAATTGCTGACCAATATGAACGCCACCTCCAGATCTTCAGTGGGATGtaa
- the LOC144203476 gene encoding extended synaptotagmin-1-like: MQNDKSELSEEKVAEDLGPDKPEMNVANPDREVVPLPPRAKGLDAVAVLWTFGKCLGALLPVYLAGYYRVSTSLLVCGMMVYTGWKHAREAKEERLRSAIQLFGDEEEHGSFKMSKIKRDLPAWVNFPDVEKVEWLNKVLQQVWPFVGQYLEKLLVETIAPSIRASSSHLQTLSFTKVDMGDKAMKVVGIKANTENDKGQVLLDLYISFVGNVEINVEVKRYFCKAGVKGIQLNGMMRVILEPLIGDVPIVGAVTMFFIRRPRLDINWTGLTNMLDIPGLNVMSDSMIMDAIASFLVLPNRLVVPLVPNLHVGHLRSPLPRGVVRIHLVEAQNLAAKDSYVKGVMAGLSDPYAILRVGPQMFTSHHFDNTASPKWEEMYEVIVHEVPGQELEVEVYDKDTDQDDFLGRTKLDLGIVKKSIAVDDWFPLKDTPSGRVHLRLEWLALMPTTDRLEQILKRNESVTSKTADPPSSAILVVYLDKAEALPMKGTKQPNPMVQLSVQDVTRESKTCHTTVDPEWEEAFTFFIQDPRKQDIDIQVKDVDRVQTLGSLTIPLSRVMSTSGLSLDQWFQLDNSGSASRIYINAVLRMLWLDEEHISADISSQLESAGKQLPQETSPHSSFATEGLLRIHLLAGQNLVPKDNMMGGMVKGKSDPYVKINMGGETFTSNVIKSNLNPTWNEMYEVILTQLPGQELHLEVFDKDMDMKDDFMGRLKINLKDIIDSQYTDQWYTLNDVKSGRVHLVLEWVPTSSEADQLDQVLQFYSRQSYQNKAVPSAGLLFVFIEQADGLPVKKSGKEPKVGAEIALGKMSRKTTVCDRSVSPEWNEAFCFLVHDPREDILLVKLSHSWTLPMGSLVIPIKELLAEPELVLDQWFHLDGASPESQVLVRAELKMLIPSKCSRVSGQARVSLKESNLFPDQQKRSADVIQKSSSADTPIENLVPQVMMPEEVDIKRPLADVTEDKKEESSNTTVVKPHHTSPDLSFASEGLVRIILMEAQDLVAKDNLMGGLKKGKSDPYAKITVGGVTFKSNVVKENLNPVWNEMYQVVMKPQSGKDIQVELYDQDMDKDDFLGRLNISIADIISSQYTDQWYSLEDVKSGRVRLILEWVQTVSHNNTLDKVMHLQSLQRFKNKEVSSAAMLFVYLERAFTLPFKKSGKEPKAAAELVCGNTSYKTKVCDRSRSPEWKEAFTFLVRNPAEEMLVVKLSSAWDQPMGSLVVLLKELLSEPQLVLDQWMPVDGALPQSEILLRAELKILNSKMTDIPQPCGPAPKNTVTLSAEKNEEDPKLTSHVGYPEAEGDHAESFTLEHPDATVVEDEAYAEEQPTQSDHQVHIEELEIQDVMIDDAISDSTLPGLPQQTTPNQGFATEVLLRIHLLEAQNLVAKDNLMGGMVKGKSDPYVKIAIGGVTFKSGVIKENLNPTWNEMYEVVLSTHGAQEIQVEAFDKDLDSDDFLGRFSVKVNEVIRSQYIDQWYTLTGVKSGRLHLILESIPKVSHALQLDQVLQLQSLQSFKNKAIPSAAMLFVYLERAHSLPLKKSGKEPKAGAELALGNKTYRSQLCDRSTKPQWGESFHFLVHDPKHQMLVLKLSSGWDQPMGSLVVSVKELLLQPQLVLDQWFHLDGAAPESQVLLRLELKVLESKMVEMISCGTLPC, from the exons ATGCAGAACGACAAATCGGAGCTGAGTGAGGAAAAAGTCGCCGAGGATTTGGGCCCAGACAAGCCCGAGATGAACGTGGCGAATCCCGACAGAGAAGTGGTGCCTCTTCCCCCTCGGGCAAAGGGGCTTGACGCCGTGGCAGTGCTATGGACTTTTGGGAAGTGTCTGGGGGCTTTGCTTCCCGTCTACCTGGCCGGTTACTATCGGGTCAGCACCAGCTTGCTGGTATGCGGCATGATGGTCTACACGGGATGGAAACACGCCCGAGAGGCCAAGGAAGAGCGACTCCGATCGGCTATCCAGCTGTTCGGCGACGAGGAGGAGCATGGCAGctttaaaatgtccaaaataaagCGAGATCTACCTGCCTGG GTCAACTTTCCGGATGTCGAGAAAGTAGAATGGCTGAATAAG GTGCTGCAACAGGTGTGGCCTTTTGTTGGACAATACTTGGAGAAGCTCCTAGTGGAGACCATTGCTCCATCTATCCGAGCATCAAGCAGCCACCTCCAGACACTCAGTTTCACAAAAGTGGACATGGGTGACAAG GCCATGAAGGTGGTCGGAATCAAGGCAAACACTGAGAACGACAAAGGACAGGTCCTTCTTGATTTGTATATTAG CTTCGTTGGCAATGTAGAGATCAACGTGGAAGTAAAGAGATACTTTTGCAAAGCTGGAGTCAAAGGAATACAA TTGAATGGGATGATGAGAGTCATTTTAGAGCCATTGATTGGAGATGTGCCCATTGTGGGTGCAGTGACCATGTTCTTCATTCGCAGACCC AGACTTGATATCAACTGGACTGGATTGACCAATATGTTGGATATCCCTGGACTCAA TGTCATGTCTGATAGTATGATCATGGATGCAATTGCCTCCTTCTTAGTCCTACCCAACCGTCTAGTCGTCCCTCTGGTTCCAAACCTGCATGTGGGGCACCTTCGCTCCCCTTTGCCCCGG GGTGTGGTACGTATCCACCTCGTGGAGGCCCAGAATTTAGCAGCAAAGGACAGCTATGTTAAAGGTGTTATGGCGGGATTGTCAGACCCTTATGCCATATTGCGGGTGGGTCCTCAGATGTTCACCTCCCACCACTTTGACAATACAGCCTCGCCCAAGTGGGAAGAGATGTATGAG GTGATAGTCCATGAAGTGCCTGGTCAGGAACTGGAAGTGGAGGTTTATGACAAAGATACAGATCAGGATGATTTCCTGGGCAG aaccaaattggacttgGGCATTGTGAAGAAGTCCATAGCTGTTGATGAC TGGTTCCCTTTGAAGGATACTCCATCAGGTCGTGTCCATCTCAGACTGGAGTGGTTGGCCTTGATGCCCACCACTGATAGACTAGAGCAG ATCCTGAAGAGAAACGAGAGTGTGACCAGTAAAACAGCTGATCCGCCCTCTTCTGCCATCTTGGTCGTCTATCTTGACAAAGCTGAAGCACTTCCA ATGAAGGGTACTAAACAGCCCAATCCCATGGTGCAGCTGTCGGTGCAGGATGTCACGAGAGAAAGCAAG ACATGTCATACAACAGTTGATCCGGAGTGGGAAGAAGCATTTACCTTTTTTATCCAGGATCCACGAAAACAGGATATTGACattcag GTGAAGGATGTAGACCGAGTGCAAACCCTGGGCAGTCTGACAATCCCTCTGTCCCGTGTGATGTCCACTTCTGGGCTCTCTCTGGACCAGTGGTTTCAGTTGGATAACTCCGGATCAGCCAGTCGCATTTATATCAATGCTGTTCTCAGG ATGCTCTGGTTGGATGAGGAACATATCAGTGCTGATATATCATCTCAACTGGAATCTGCAGGCAAACAGTTACCCCAGGAGACCTCCCCCCACTCTAGCTTTGCCACAGAG GGGTTGCTTCGAATCCACCTACTGGCAGGACAGAATCTTGTTCCAAAAGACAACATGATGGGGGGCATGGTGAAAGGCAAGAGTGACCCCTATGTCAAAATCAATATGGGTGGGGAAACATTCACAAGTAATGTGATCAAGTCAAATCTCAACCCCACCTGGAATGAGATGTATGAG GTGATTTTGACACAATTGCCTGGTCAGGAGCTTCATCTGGAGGTGTTTGATAAAGACATGGACATGAAGGATGATTTCATGGGAAG ACTGAAGATCAATCTGAAGGACATCATTGATTCTCAGTACACTGACCAG TGGTATACTCTGAATGATGTCAAATCAGGTCGGGTCCACCTGGTACTGGAATGGGTTCCAACATCTTCTGAGGCAGATCAATTGGATCAG GTTCTTCAGTTTTATTCTAGGCAGTCTTACCAGAACAAGGCAGTCCCATCCGCAGGTcttctttttgtctttattgAACAGGCAGATGGTTTACCA GTGAAGAAGAGTGGAAAAGAGCCAAAAGTGGGAGCAGAGATAGCGCTTGGGAAAATGTCTCGCAAAACTACA GTGTGTGATCGCTCGGTATCACCTGAGTGGAATGAGGCATTCTGCTTCTTGGTCCATGATCCCAGAGAGGATATTCTTCTTGTCAAG ctgtCTCACAGCTGGACATTACCCATGGGTTCCTTAGTGATTCCTATCAAAGAGCTGCTTGCTGAGCCAGAGCTGGTCTTGGATCAGTGGTTCCATCTAGATGGAGCCTCCCCTGAAAGTCAGGTTCTTGTTCGGGCTGAACTCAAG ATGCTGATACCCAGCAAGTGTTCCCGTGTCAGTGGTCAAGCTAGGGTCTCTTTGAAAGAATCAAACCTCTTTCCCGATCAACAGAAACGTAGTGCTGATGTGATTCAAAA ATCAAGTTCAGCGGATACTCCAATTGAAAATCTTGTCCCCCAAGTGATGATGCCTGAAGAGGTTGATATAAAGAGGCCTTTGGCTGATGTGACAGAAGATAAAAAAGAAGAATCATCAAATACTACTGTGGTGAAACCTCATCATACCTCACCAGACCTAAGCTTTGCCAGTGAG GGCCTGGTGAGAATCATCCTTATGGAGGCTCAGGATCTGGTCGCCAAGGACAACCTGATGGGGGGTCTAAAGAAGGGAAAGAGTGACCCCTATGCTAAGATCACCGTTGGAGGGGTCACATTTAAAAGCAACGTTGTCAAAGAGAATCTCAACCCCGTCTGGAATGAGATGTATCAG GTGGTGATGAAGCCTCAATCTGGGAAGGACATCCAAGTGGAGCTCTATGACCAAGACATGGACAAAGATGACTTTTTGGGAAG GTTGAACATCAGTATTGCGGACATCATTAGTTCCCAGTACACGGACCAG TGGTACAGTCTGGAGGATGTTAAGTCTGGTCGCGTTCGTCTTATACTGGAGTGGGTCCAAACAGTTTCCCATAATAACACCTTGGACAAA GTAATGCATTTACAGTCTTTGCAGCGATTCAAGAACAAGGAAGTTTCTTCTGCAGCTATGCTCTTTGTTTATTTGGAAAGAGCATTTACATTGCCC TTCAAGAAAAGTGGAAAGGAGCCAAAGGCTGCTGCTGAGCTTGTTTGTGGTAACACATCCTATAAAACTAAG GTTTGCGATCGTAGCAGGTCACCCGAGTGGAAGGAGGCGTTCACCTTTTTGGTCCGCAACCCTGCTGAGGAAATGCTTGTCGTCAAG TTATCCAGTGCTTGGGACCAGCCAATGGGCTCACTCGTGGTTCTTCTCAAAGAGTTGCTGTCAGAACCTCAGCTGGTGCTGGATCAGTGGATGCCTGTGGATGGAGCCTTGCCTCAAAGTGAGATCTTATTGAGGGCAGAACTCAAG ATATTGAATTCAAAAATGACTGACATCCCACAGCCTTGTGGTCCTGCTCCAAAGAATACAGTCACGCTATCCGCTGAAAAGAATGAAGAAGACCCAAAGCTAACAAGCCATGTTGGGTACCCAGAAGCAGAAGGTGATCATGCAGAGTCCTTTACACTTGAGCACCCTGATGCGACA GTGGTGGAGGATGAAGCATATGCAGAAGAGCAACCAACCCAGTCGGACCATCAAGTTCATATAGAAGAGTTGGAGATACAGGATGTAATGATAGATGA TGCAATTTCGGATTCTACATTGCCTGGTCTTCCACAGCAAACAACACCAAATCAAGGATTTGCCACTGAG GTATTGCTGAGAATTCACCTCCTCGAGGCCCAGAATCTGGTTGCCAAGGACAACCTAATGGGTGGGATGGTGAAGGGCAAAAGTGACCCATATGTCAAGATCGCCATTGGAGGGGTTACATTTAAGAGCGGCGTCATCAAAGAGAATCTCAATCCTACCTGGAACGAGATGTATGAG gTTGTTTTAAGCACCCATGGTGCCCAGGAAATTCAGGTTGAAGCTTTTGATAAAGATTTGGATTCTGATGATTTCCTGGGAAG GTTCAGTGTTAAAGTCAATGAGGTCATCAGATCACAGTACATAGATCAG TGGTACACTTTGACTGGTGTGAAGTCCGGACGGCTTCACTTGATCTTGGAGTCGATTCCTAAAGTGTCTCATGCTCTTCAACTTGACCAG GTACTACAGCTTCAATCACTCCAATCTTTTAAGAACAAAGCCATCCCTTCTGCTGCTATGCTATTTGTCTATTTGGAGCGAGCACACTCATTGCCt TTGAAAAAGAGTGGCAAGGAGCCAAAAGCGGGAGCTGAACTTGCTCTTGGGAACAAAACCTACAGAAGCCAG CTTTGCGACCGCAGCACCAAGCCTCAATGGGGGGAGTCATTCCACTTCCTTGTGCATGACCCCAAACATCAGATGTTGGTACTGAAG TTGTCCAGTGGCTGGGACCAGCCGATGGGTTCTCTGGTAGTTAGTGTGAAGGAGCTGCTCTTACAGCCACAGCTGGTCCTGGATCAGTGGTTTCATCTGGATGGGGCAGCACCTGAAAGCCAGGTCTTGCTGAGGCTTGAACTCAag GTTCTGGAATCTAAAATGGTTGAGATGATCAGTTGCGGGACTCTGCCTTGCTAG
- the zc3h10 gene encoding zinc finger CCCH domain-containing protein 10: MPDRDSSYLSGGGGSGGNLSEEGGPGSACTTEGRGLSGGGVGGMGGGGALGNGNSCPNGTGGATLTPDGVCRDFIRNVCKRGKRCRFKHPDFNEVPDLGVQKNEFIFCHDYQNKECLRANCRFVHGSKEDEDYYKKHGELPLRLRGKVAARLGLSPTDLPHSRGEVPICRDFLKGECQRGNKCKFRHVQKDYEYEAARVGGGGAIGTGAGGMVNAVSGLVGGGAGGGTCGGIAGLGGGVGGNNIMGMGCPTLGGCRDPSLAGVGGVGTGGISGCMAIGASGQRRYDRTALSLYDPLLESGFFDSTSLDTSLEQTALQIKRRRLESLRLGDGSLGGHYDLGIQAALPTRPLEYRLLEEENNLLRKRVEELKKQVSNLIATNEVLLEQNAQFRSQPKVMTLSTTPAPSEQTLAPPVGAVSSYNHGIAQTHTTLSTTGLQPRPVTQQDLVAPTGAPSAPPTNAAPPTAPPPHLNPEITPLSAALAQTIAQGLAPPVSMAPVTVSVAPVAVSMTHSMPGITMSHATTPMVSYPIASQSMRITTIPHIT, translated from the exons ATGCCTGATCGGGACAGCTCCTACCTATCAGGTGGTGGTGGAAGTGGTGGAAACCTGAGCGAGGAGGGAGGACCAGGCTCTGCTTGCACTACAGAGGGCAGAGGACTTTCTGGCGGGGGTGTCGGCGGAATGGGGGGAGGCGGAGCACTAGGCAATGGCAATAGTTGTCCAAACGGGACGGGAGGTGCCACTCTGACGCCTGATGGGGTCTGCCGGGATTTTATACGCAACGTCTGCAAGAGGGGGAAGCGTTGTCGCTTCAAGCATCCCGACTTCAACGAGGTGCCAGACTTGGGGGTGCAAAAGAATGAATTCATCTTTTGCCACGATTACCAGAATAAAGAGTGCCTGCGCGCCAACTGTCGCTTTGTGCATGGCTCTAAAGAGGATGAGGACTATTATAAGAAACATGGTGAGCTTCCCCTCAGATTGAGAGGAAAAGTTGCAGCACGACTTGGACTCTCCCCCACGGATCTGCCGCATAGCAGAGGGGAGGTGCCAATCTGCAGAGACTTCTTGAAGGGGGAATGCCAGAGGGGCAACAAGTGTAAATTTCGCCATGTGCAAAAAGACTATGAGTATGAAGCTGCCAGGGTTGGAGGGGGCGGTGCAATTGGGACTGGGGCTGGTGGGATGGTGAATGCGGTGAGTGGCTTAGTTGGTGGAGGAGCTGGCGGGGGGACCTGTGGGGGTATTGCCGGACTCGGGGGTGGTGTAGGTGGAAATAATATTATGGGGATGGGCTGCCCAACCTTGGGCGGTTGTAGAGATCCGAGCCTGGCAGGAGTCGGTGGCGTCGGTACGGGTGGAATCAGTGGCTGCATGGCAATAGGAGCATCAGGGCAGAGACGTTACGACAGGACCGCACTGTCGTTGTATGACCCTTTGCTTGAAAGTGGCTTCTTTGATTCCACCTCTCTGGACACTTCACTAGAACAGACTGCCCTCCAGATCAAGAGGCGGCGGCTGGAAAGCCTGCGATTAGGAGATGGAAGCCTCGGTGGTCATTATGACCTTGGCATCCAGGCCGCCTTGCCCACACGTCCTCTGGAGTACAGATTATTGGAAGAAGAAAACAACCTTTTGAGGAAGAGAGTAGAGGAGTTGAAAAAACAG GTTTCCAACCTCATCGCCACCAACGAGGTTCTCCTGGAGCAAAATGCGCAATTCCGAAGTCAGCCTAAAGTGATGACACTTTCCACCACACCTGCCCCCAGTGAGCAGACTCTGGCACCCCCCGTGGGTGCGGTTAGCTCATATAACCACGGCATCGCCCAGACTCACACGACGCTGAGCACCACCGGGCTCCAGCCTCGACCCGTTACCCAGCAAGACTTGGTGGCTCCTACCGGTGCTCCCTCGGCACCCCCAACCAACGCCGCTCCCCCGACGGCGCCACCCCCTCACCTCAATCCTGAAATAACGCCGCTGTCTGCTGCTCTGGCCCAGACCATCGCCCAGGGGCTGGCGCCTCCTGTGTCCATGGCGCCTGTGACAGTTTCTGTGGCTCCCGTTGCCGTATCCATGACGCATTCTATGCCGGGCATCACCATGAGCCACGCCACTACACCTATGGTGTCGTACCCCATCGCCAGTCAGAGCATGAGGATTACCACTATTCCTCATATTACTTGA
- the LOC144203732 gene encoding leucine-rich repeat neuronal protein 1-like: MALDCLPRPDLLWQFIAILLASLLPVHAIDCPHLCVCEIRPWFTPQSTYKEATTVDCNDLRLTHVPINLSTDTQVLLLQSNAIAHTGSELESLQNLTELDLSQNNFSSVEAVGLKSMHHLTTLHLEENQISQLKDNCLGNLSSLQELYINHNFINSISPHAFAGLQNLLRLHLNSNKLHVIDSRWFVETPNLEILMIGENPVIGLLDMNFKPLGNLRSLVLAGMDLFDVTPNAFVGLDNLESISFYDNKLARIPQLALEKVPNLKFLDLNKNPVKKIQEGDFRNMLHLKELGINNMMELVSIDRYALDNLPELTKLEATNNPKLSYVHRLAFRDMPSLESLMLNNNALTALYQHSVEALPNLREISLHSNPLRCDCVIQWMSSNKTTVRFMEPLAMTCASPPELRGQHVRELRLQEASEQCIPLICHDTFPSHLNLNLGMSVSLDCRAMAEPEPEIYWVTPLGSKITRDTVSERYHLSSEGTLWLSHVQVGDSGHYTCVAQNIEGADTRVASIRVNGTLLDSAQVMRIYVKQTESHSILVSWKVNSNVMSSNIKWASATMKIDNPHITYTARVPVDVHEYNLTHLQPATEYEVCLTVSNIHLQTHKSCVNVTTRSATFALNLSDQHPSAAVLAVMATALAFLSLATVGIYTARRWKRKNYHHSLKKYMLKTSSIPLNELYPPLINLWEADGEKDKDGSTEGKPNPVDTTRSYYMW; encoded by the coding sequence ATGGCGCTTGACTGCCTGCCTCGGCCTGATCTACTATGGCAGTTTATTGCTATACTTCTGGCTTCTCTGTTGCCTGTTCATGCCATCGATTGTCctcatttgtgtgtatgtgagatACGACCTTGGTTTACCCCCCAGTCCACTTACAAGGAGGCAACAACTGTGGACTGCAATGACTTGAGGCTGACACATGTTCCTATCAACCTTTCTACAGACACTCAAGTGTTACTGCTCCAAAGTAATGCCATAGCTCACACTGGGAGTGAGCTGGAATCTCTGCAGAACCTGACAGAGTTGGACCTGTCCCAGAACAACTTTAGCTCAGTGGAAGCGGTAGGTCTCAAAAGCATGCACCATCTTACTACTTTGCATCTAGAGGAGAACCAGATCAGCCAACTGAAAGACAACTGTCTGGGAAATCTCTCTAGCTTGCAGGAGCTCTACATTAACCATAATTTCATCAACTCCATCTCCCCGCATGcatttgctggccttcaaaatCTTTTGCGTCTGCACTTAAACTCCAATAAGCTTCATGTCATTGACAGTCGCTGGTTTGTGGAAACCCCGAATCTAGAGATCCTCATGATTGGAGAAAACCCTGTCATTGGCCTTTTGGACATGAACTTTAAGCCTCTTGGAAATTTGAGGAGTTTGGTTCTGGCTGGAATGGATCTTTTCGACGTTACTCCAAATGCATTTGTAGGCCTGGACAACCTGGAGAGCATATCTTTCTATGACAACAAACTGGCCCGAATCCCTCAACTGGCACTTGAGAAAGTCCCCAATTTGAAATTTCTGGATCTGAACAAAAacccagttaaaaaaatacaggaagGGGATTTCCGAAACATGCTTCATCTAAAAGAGTTAGGAATCAATAACATGATGGAATTAGTGTCTATTGACCGGTATGCTCTGGACAACCTACCAGAACTGACCAAGTTAGAAGCAACAAACAACCCCAAGCTGTCTTATGTCCACCGTCTGGCCTTCAGGGACATGCCTTCCCTGGAGAGCTTAATGCTCAACAATAACGCTCTAACGGCTCTTTACCAGCATTCGGTGGAGGCTTTACCGAACCTTAGGGAAATCAGTCTGCACAGCAATCCGTTGCGGTGTGACTGTGTCATTCAGTGGATGAGTTCCAACAAGACCACTGTACGCTTCATGGAGCCCTTGGCTATGACTTGCGCGTCACCGCCTGAGCTCAGGGGTCAGCATGTTCGAGAACTGAGATTGCAAGAGGCCTCAGAGCAGTGTATCCCACTAATATGCCATGATACCTTCCCCAGCCATCTCAACCTAAATCTTGGAATGAGTGTCAGTCTGGATTGTCGAGCCATGGCCGAGCCAGAGCCTGAGATTTACTGGGTGACCCCTCTTGGAAGCAAAATCACTAGGGACACGGTGTCGGAGCGCTACCATCTCAGCAGCGAGGGGACTCTGTGGCTTTCCCATGTACAGGTGGGAGACTCGGGGCATTATACCTGTGTGGCTCAAAATATAGAAGGGGCCGACACACGAGTCGCCTCAATTCGAGTGAATGGCACCCTGCTCGACAGTGCTCAGGTCATGAGAATCTACGTTAAACAGACTGAATCCCACTCCATCCTTGTCTCTTGGAAAGTCAACTCCAACGTGATGTCCTCCAACATAAAGTGGGCTTCTGCCACCATGAAGATTGACAACCCACACATAACGTACACGGCTCGTGTACCTGTAGATGTCCATGAATACAACCTGACTCATCTTCAGCCTGCCACAGAATATGAGGTATGCCTGACAGTCTCCAACATCCACCTGCAGACACATAAGTCTTGCGTTAATGTCACAACCCGTAGTGCGACCTTTGCCCTCAACCTGTCCGACCAACATCCAAGTGCAGCCGTTCTCGCAGTCATGGCAACCGCATTGGCCTTCCTCAGTCTGGCTACTGTTGGGATCTACACAGCCCGCAGATGGAAGAGAAAGAACTATCACCATTCCTTGAAGAAATATATGCTTAAAACCTCTTCCATCCCACTCAACGAGCTCTACCCTCCCCTTATCAACCTGTGGGAGGCTGATGGAGAGAAGGATAAAGACGGAAGCACAGAGGGAAAACCCAATCCTGTTGACACCACACGAAGCTACTACATGTGGTGA